In a single window of the Elaeis guineensis isolate ETL-2024a chromosome 8, EG11, whole genome shotgun sequence genome:
- the LOC105036239 gene encoding DDB1- and CUL4-associated factor homolog 1, producing the protein MEAGEGSEAAAAAAAGGPEEPRGESEEEALLSKAQKLISKIVATQANPNPRLLHSLATMLEAQEARYVQESGSSSFNNARASHSIGRLCNLVRENDEFYEAISSKFLSESRYSITVRAASARILLSCSLAWMYPHVFDDAVLDNVKTWVMEDPVVYGDECNWKQELGSNKPTDSEMLRAYATGLLAMSLAGGSQVVEDILTSGLSAKLMRFLRTRVFGEASSSQRDTSFPPEVKHALVANPTRGRDENRGRSRQVLDTSRFDGSRIVDEALLGDASTDRDVDRNIAIRQANGELYWADRGESLKSELTDSSSEVVGTYEMVEEDADLSGDGWHNRNLLDGKSKYGERHVAGRSTRDEDADENVRDDSSRRRVNRGWPRTRGKGRSNEGILENERTPSSGLRLGGMIRGSRDRNSPKNEEIKKVVDIRNNWSRIDGDGFVVGEDNDDRFRDCNVGSRDISEMVKKAIGAAEAEARAANAPAEAVKAAGDAAAELVKTAALEVWKSTDDEEAAVLAACKAASAVVDAAMATEVSRSSSKVDEDLMDAKAVEPREDDELEDFIILDDESLAQHREKYCIQCLEVLGEYVEALGPILHEKGVDVCLALLQRSLKDEEAPDHLALLPEVLKLICALAAHRKFAALFVDRGGIQKLLSVRRVSQTFFGLSSCLFTIGTLQGIMERVCALPSDVVNQVVELALQLLECPVDQARKNAAIFFASAFVFRAVLDSFDAQDGLQKMLNLLHGAASIRSGGNSGTLGMPNVNLRNDRSSAEVLTTSEKQIAYHTCVALRQYFRAHLLLVVDSLRPNKSSRGVARSNPSARAAYKPLDISNEAMDSVFLQIQRDRKLGSAFVRARWPAVDKFLASNGHITMLELCQAPPVERYLHDLAQYALGVLHIVTFVPYSRKLIVNATLSNDRVGMAVILDAANGAGYVDPEVIQPALNVLVNLVCPPPSISNKPSVPAQGQQSASVQTLNGPSENRERHSERHISDRSVPLAVQNESRERNGESNLVERSGATALSTPFPGSSSQTPVSSGVVGDRRITLGPGAGCAGLAAQLEQGYHQAREAVRAHNGIKVLLHLLHPRMITPPAVLDSIRALACRVLLGLARDETIAHILTKLQVGKKLSELIRDSGSQASGTQQGRWQTELAQVAIELIAIVTNSGRASTLAATDAAAPTLRRIERAAIAAATPITYHSRELLLLIHEHLQASGLTATAALLQKEADLTPLPSSGAPTPPLHQTSVQENLNVQVQWPSGRAPCGFLSEKGKMNPQEEDSGLKSDSAMPSVKKKPLIFSSSFSQGKSQPPSQSSINNKTSSGLKSPSAPCGVTEAPSLSALKSNTDAELPLKTPILLPMKRKLMELKESFSSPAKRLVTTEIAFQSPVSQTPNSGRRICLSMDAAGLSPVASYTPRDPFGRMTLSSSLGDVSDDLQYQSTPGASVTPMAHFGLPADPQPGNIERMTLDSLVVQYLKHQHRQCPAPITTLPPLSLLHPHVCPEPSRNLNAPANATARVSTREFRKQYSGIHAHRRDRQFIYSRFRPCRTCRDDTALLTCITFLGDSSRIATGCHSGELKIFDANSGNIFDSQACHQTPVTLVQSAFSGGTELVLSSGSADVRLWDATTISGGPLHSFEGCKAAHFSNSGTIFAALPSDTSRREVLLYDVQTCNMELSLTDSSNSHSVPVRGHAQSLIHFSPSDAMLLWNGVLWDRRSAVAVHRFDQFTDYGGGGFHPAGNEVIINSEVWDLRKFKLLRSVPSLDQTVITFNGGGDVIYAILRRNLEDIMSAVHTRRVRHPLYPAFRTIDAVNYSDIATVQVDRCVLDFAADPTDSFVGVVAMDDHDEMYSSARLFEVGRKRPTDDDSDPDNGGDTDEEDEDEDNDTSEADVDPILGADLDGDGDTDSDDMSNDEDDDDIDTGDELDEDGDFDVDDLDFGGGHGLLEITAEGDEGDEDDSEVVESLSSGEEDFAGNAFGF; encoded by the exons ATGGAGGCAGGGGAGGGTTccgaggcggcggcggcggcggcggcgggagGACCGGAGGAGCCGAGGGGGGAGAGCGAGGAGGAGGCCTTGCTCTCCAAGGCGCAGAAATTAATCTCGAAGATCGTCGCCACCCAGGCGAACCCTAACCCTAGGCTCCTCCACTCCCTCGCCACCATGCTCGAGGCCCAAGAAGCCAG ATATGTGCAAGAGTCTGGGAGTTCATCTTTTAACAATGCTCGGGCATCTCATAGTATTGGAAGGCTGTGCAACTTAGTGCGG GAAAATGATGAATTTTATGAGGCAATATCATCAAAGTTTTTGTCAGAAAGTAGATATTCCATTACTGTCCGTGCAGCATCTGCCAGGATTCTTCTCAGCTGCTCTTTAGCTTGGATG TATCCTCATGTTTTTGATGATGCTGTTCTGGATAATGTTAAAACTTGGGTGATGGAGGACCCTGTAGTTTATGGTGATGAATGCAATTGGAAGCAAGAATTGGGGAGTAATAAACCTACAGATTCTGAAATGCTGAGGGCTTATGCTACTGGACTTCTTGCAATGTCATTGGCTGG GGGTAGCCAAGTGGTAGAAGATATCTTAACATCAGGTTTGTCAGCAAAACTTATGCGTTTTTTACGTACAAGGGTCTTTGGTGAGGCCAGCTCTAGTCAAAGGGATACTAGTTTTCCACCAGAGGTTAAACATGCTTTAGTTGCTAATCCTACAAGAGGTAGAGATGAGAACAGAGGCAGATCACGGCAGGTTTTGGATACCTCTCGATTTGATGGTTCAAGGATTGTAGATGAAGCTTTGTTGGGTGATGCAAGTACTGATAGGGATGTTGATAGAAATATTGCTATCAGGCAAGCAAATGGAGAATTATATTGGGCAGATCGTGGTGAGTCATTAAAATCTGAGCTCACTGATTCTTCATCAGAAGTTGTTGGTACGTATGAGATGGTTGAAGAAGATGCCGATCTTTCTGGTGATGGATGGCACAATAGAAATTTACTTGATGGGAAGTCAAAGTATGGTGAGAGACATGTTGCGGGCAGATCTACTAGAGATGAAGATGCAGATGAAAATGTGAGGGATGACTCATCGAGGCGAAGGGTGAACCGGGGATGGCCAAGGACCAGAGGAAAAGGAAGGTCTAATGAAGGTATCTTAGAAAACGAAAGGACTCCAAGTTCTGGATTGCGATTAGGTGGAATGATTCGGGGTTCCAGAGATAGAAATTCACCAAAAAATGAAGAGATCAAAAAAGTAGTTGACATAAGAAACAACTGGAGCAGGATTGATGGTGATGGTTTTGTTGTTGGAGAGGATAATGATGATAGATTTAGAGACTGCAATGTTGGCTCGAGGGATATATCTGAAATGGTAAAGAAAGCAATAGGTGCTGCAGAAGCTGAAGCTAGAGCTGCTAATGCACCTGCTGAGGCAGTCAAAGCTGCAGGTGATGCAGCAGCTGAACTTGTCAAGACTGCTGCATTGGAG GTTTGGAAAAGTACAGATGATGAAGAAGCTGCAGTTTTAGCCGCTTGTAAAGCTGCATCTGCCGTTGTGGATGCTGCTATGGCAACTGAGGTCTCACG GAGTTCTAGCAAGGTTGATGAGGATTTGATGGATGCAAAAGCTGTGGAACCCAGAGAGGATGATGAGCTGGAAGACTTCATTATTTTGGATGATGAGTCTCTTGCACAGCATAGGGAAAAATACTGCATTCAGTGTCTTGAAGTTTTGGGAGAATATGTTGAAGCTTTGGGACCCATTCTGCATGAGAAGGGTGTTGATGTCTGCCTTGCCTTGCTGCAACGCAGTTTGAAAGacgaagaggcacctgatcactTAGCATTGTTGCCTGAGGTTCTCAAATTAATTTGTGCCCTAGCTGCTCATCGGAAATTTGCTGCATTATTTGTTGATCGTGGTGGCATACAAAAACTTCTCTCTGTTCGGAGAGTCTCACAGACATTCTTTGGTCTTTCATCTTGCTTATTTACCATTGGTACACTTCAG GGTATTATGGAACGTGTTTGTGCTCTTCCATCTGATGTGGTGAATCAGGTGGTTGAGTTAGCACTTCAACTTCTAGAGTGCCCTGTAGATCAAGCTAGAAAAAATGCTGCTATTTTTTTCGCTTCTGCATTTGTCTTCAGAGCAGTCTTGGATTCCTTTGATGCACAGGATGGTCTACAGAAAATGTTAAATCTATTACATGGTGCTGCATCCATTAGATCAGGTGGGAATTCGGGAACATTAGGTATGCCAAATGTAAATCTCCGAAATGATCGATCATCTGCAGAAGTGCTCACAACATCAGAAAAGCAGATTGCTTATCATACCTGTGTTGCATTACGCCAGTACTTCAGAGCCCATCTTCTCTTGGTTGTGGATTCTCTTCGTCCAAATAAAAGTAGTCGTGGTGTAGCCCGAAGTAACCCTAGTGCAAGGGCTGCATATAAACCACTGGACATCAGCAATGAGGCTATGGATTCAGTATTTCTCCAGATACAGCGTGACAGGAAGCTTGGGTCTGCATTTGTGAGAGCTCGTTGGCCTGCAGTGGATAAGTTCTTAGCCTCTAATGGGCATATAACCATGTTGGAATTGTGCCAG GCACCGCCTGTTGAACGCTATCTTCATGATTTGGCACAGTATGCGTTGGGTGTTCTTCATATTGTGACATTTGTGCCCTACAGCCGTAAATTAATTGTTAATGCTACTTTGAGCAATGATCGTGTAGGCATGGCAGTCATCTTGGATGCTGCTAATGGTGCTGGCTATGTTGATCCTGAG GTGATTCAACCAGCATTAAATGTGTTAGTAAATCTTGTATGCCCTCCTCCTTCGATTAGTAACAAACCCTCTGTTCCTGCACAAGGTCAACAGTCAGCTTCAGTTCAAACATTAAATGGTCCTTCAGAGAATAGGGAGAGGCATTCTGAAAGACATATCTCAGATCGTAGTGTTCCGTTGGCTGTTCAGAATGAGTCTCGGGAGCGCAATGGGGAATCTAACTTGGTGGAAAGAAGCGGTGCAACAGCACTAAGTACACCATTTCCTGGTAGTAGTTCACAAACACCAGTGTCATCAGGTGTAGTTGGGGACCGCAGAATAACTTTAGGGCCTGGAGCTGGTTGTGCTGGTCTTGCTGCTCAACTGGAACAAGGATATCATCAGGCAAGGGAAGCTGTTAGAGCACACAATGGTATAAAGGTTCTTTTGCATCTTCTTCACCCTCGGATGATCACACCTCCTGCTGTTCTTGACTCCATTAGGGCTCTGGCATGTCGTGTCTTGCTTGGTCTAGCCAGAGATGAAACAATTGCACATATACTGACAAAGCTTCAG GTGGGAAAGAAGCTGTCAGAGCTTATTCGAGATTCTGGCAGCCAGGCATCTGGAACTCAGCAGGGCAGGTGGCAGACAGAGCTGGCCCAAGTCGCCATCGAGTTGATTGCA ATTGTAACAAATTCTGGGCGGGCAAGCACCTTAGCAGCCACTGATGCTGCTGCTCCGACACTGAGGCGCATTGAAAGAGCAGCAATAGCTGCAGCTACTCCTATAACTTATCATTCTAG GGAGTTGTTGCTGCTGATTCATGAGCATCTCCAAGCATCTGGTTTAACAGCTACTGCTGCTTTGCTACAGAAGGAGGCTGACTTGACGCCTCTGCCATCATCTGGAGCGCCAACACCTCCACTTCACCAAACTTCTGTCCAAGAAAATTTGAATGTGCAAGTTCAGTGGCCATCTGGCCGTGCACCCTGTGGGTTTCTCTCAGAGAAAGGAAAAATGAACCCACAAGAAGAGGATTCTGGTCTGAAGTCTGATTCAGCCATGCCTTCAGTAAAGAAGAAACCACTGATCTTCTCCTCCAGTTTCTCACAGGGAAAAAGTCAGCCTCCATCACAGTCGTCCATCAATAATAAAACATCCAGTGGCTTAAAAAGTCCATCTGCACCTTGTGGGGTGACTGAAGCTCCATCTTTGTCTGCTCTGAAGTCTAATACAGATGCAGAGCTGCCACTTAAAACACCAATTTTGTTGCCAATGAAACGAAAACTAATGGAACTGAAGGAATCTTTTTCTTCACCAGCAAAGCGGCTTGTGACAACAGAGATTGCATTTCAGTCTCCAGTTAGTCAGACACCAAATTCTGGTCGTAGAATTTGTCTGTCCATGGATGCGGCAGGTCTATCTCCTGTCGCCAGTTATACTCCACGAGATCCTTTTGGTCGGATGACATTGAGCAGCAGCCTTGGGGACGTTTCAGATGATCTCCAGTACCAGAGCACTCCAGGGGCATCAGTAACACCCATGGCGCATTTTGGTCTGCCAGCTGACCCTCAACCTGGAAATATTGAACGGATGACTCTCGACTCTTTGGTTGTGCAATACTTGAAGCACCAGCACCGGCAGTGCCCAGCTCCAATAACCACGCTGCCACCACTGTCTCTCTTGCACCCACATGTTTGTCCAGAACCTAGCCGAAATCTCAATGCACCTGCAAATGCAACTGCAAGGGTAAGCACCCGTGAATTTAGGAAACAGTACAGTGGAATCCATGCCCATCGTAGGGACCGCCAATTTATCTACAGCAGGTTCAGGCCATGTCGTACATGCCGAGATGATACTGCTCTATTAACATGCATTACTTTTCTGGGCGATTCTTCTCGTATTGCAACTGGATGCCACTCTGGTGAGCTAAAGATATTTGATGCTAATAGTGGAAATATATTTGATAGTCAGGCGTGCCACCAAACTCCTGTTACACTAGTTCAATCGGCGTTTTCTGGTGGAACTGAGCTGGTTCTTTCTTCGGGCTCTGCTGATGTAAGGTTATGGGATGCCACCACTATCTCTGGTGGGCCATTACATTCATTTGAAGGATGCAAGGCTGCACACTTTAGCAACTCAGGGACCATTTTTGCAGCCCTTCCTTCAGACACATCTCGTCGTGAGGTTCTTCTATATGATGTCCAGACCTGCAATATGGAGCTGAGTCTCACTGATAGCTCAAACAGCCATTCTGTCCCTGTTCGAGGACATGCACAGTCTCTTATACATTTCAGCCCTTCGGATGCAATGTTACTGTGGAATGGAGTCTTGTGGGATAGGCGGAGTGCAGTTGCTGTGCACCGGTTTGACCAGTTCACGGACTATGGTGGAGGTGGATTTCATCCTGCTGGAAACGAG GTTATTATAAATTCAGAGGTGTGGGATCTCCGGAAATTCAAGCTTCTGAGAAGTGTGCCCTCACTGGACCAGACAGTGATCACATTCAATGGAGGTGGTGATGTTATATATGCAATTCTTAGGCGCAACCTGGAGGACATTATGTCAGCCGTCCACACACGTCGTGTCCGTCACCCTCTATACCCTGCTTTCCGCACCATAGATGCCGTGAACTACTCTGATATTGCTACAGTCCAAGTAGACCGCTGTGTCCTTGACTTTGCTGCTGATCCCACTGATTCCTTTGTTGGGGTTGTTGCAATGGATGACCATGATGAGATGTACTCCTCTGCACGGCTTTTTGAGGTTGGTAGGAAACGACCCACTGATGATGATTCTGACCCTGACAATGGAGGTGACACTGACGAGGAGGATGAGGATGAAGACAATGATACATCAGAGGCAGATGTGGACCCCATCCTTGGAGCTGATTTGGATGGTGATGGTGACACAGACTCGGATGACATGAGTAacgatgaggatgatgatgatattGACACTGGGGATGAGCTCGATGAGGATGGAGATTTCGATGTTGATGATTTGGACTTCGGAGGGGGGCATGGCTTGCTGGAAATCACAGCTGAGGGCGATGAGGGGGATGAAGATGACAGTGAGGTGGTGGAATCTCTCAGCAGTGGAGAAGAGGATTTTGCTGGCAATGCTTTCGGGTTCTAA